One segment of Fervidobacterium sp. DNA contains the following:
- a CDS encoding fumarate hydratase: MKLVNSDDIYQAVSKKLVELNTQVNDCVFDFFQKYEGPFKKEILANFEIAKKSCIPLCQDTGIVEFFVWKGFEVLTNEPITKILNSVVRNTYIENGFRKSVVEDPLFERKNTNDNTPCVVHFFEVENPILEIWILIKGGGSENLSMLYMFEPSEKYEIIKDTIVNHINMNGPNACPPIRIGIGIGGTSDEALLLSKLALIDESIERLNTKITRYKTFEMEIFDEVQKLRIGVQGLGVGGSLYNVRAYGYPTHIATLPVAVAVDCYLVRSTKVVILND, from the coding sequence ATGAAACTTGTAAACAGTGATGATATATACCAAGCAGTTTCTAAAAAACTTGTCGAATTAAACACTCAAGTCAATGATTGTGTTTTTGATTTTTTTCAAAAATACGAAGGTCCATTCAAAAAGGAAATTTTGGCAAATTTTGAAATTGCAAAAAAATCATGCATTCCTCTTTGTCAAGACACAGGTATTGTAGAATTCTTTGTCTGGAAAGGCTTTGAAGTTCTAACCAATGAACCGATTACCAAAATATTAAACTCAGTGGTTAGGAATACATACATTGAGAATGGTTTTAGAAAAAGTGTTGTTGAAGATCCGTTATTTGAACGAAAGAACACGAATGATAACACACCGTGCGTAGTACATTTTTTTGAGGTTGAAAATCCAATCTTAGAAATATGGATACTCATCAAAGGGGGAGGTAGTGAAAATTTATCGATGTTGTATATGTTTGAACCTTCAGAAAAATACGAAATCATTAAAGATACAATAGTTAACCACATAAATATGAACGGACCAAATGCATGCCCACCAATAAGGATAGGCATAGGAATTGGTGGTACGAGTGACGAAGCTTTATTGCTTTCAAAGTTGGCATTGATAGATGAATCTATCGAAAGACTAAACACAAAAATCACGAGATACAAAACTTTTGAAATGGAAATATTTGATGAGGTACAGAAACTAAGAATCGGTGTCCAAGGGCTCGGAGTAGGTGGTAGCCTGTATAATGTAAGAGCATATGGCTATCCAACACACATTGCTACACTTCCAGTTGCAGTAGCTGTTGACTGTTACTTGGTCAGAAGTACAAAAGTGGTGATTTTAAATGACTGA
- a CDS encoding FumA C-terminus/TtdB family hydratase beta subunit — protein MTDLKNLKAGELIKYTGSLIVMRDAAQKKLVELEQNGEKLPVNLFGKTIFYAGPTFSKDRIIIGPTTAKRMDKFLEFLAKHKIIATIGKGARSQQAVEIMKKYQIPYFVTPSGCAAYLSTHVISWKLLAFDNLGPEAIYEIQVFDFPILVAIDTEGNKIF, from the coding sequence ATGACTGATCTGAAAAATTTAAAAGCTGGAGAACTTATAAAGTATACTGGCTCATTAATTGTTATGCGCGACGCTGCGCAAAAGAAATTGGTTGAACTTGAACAAAATGGTGAAAAACTACCTGTAAATTTATTTGGAAAAACAATATTCTATGCAGGTCCCACATTCTCAAAAGATAGAATAATTATAGGTCCTACAACAGCGAAACGAATGGACAAATTTCTTGAATTTTTAGCTAAACATAAGATAATAGCAACCATTGGAAAAGGTGCACGTTCACAACAAGCTGTTGAAATTATGAAAAAGTATCAAATTCCATATTTTGTTACGCCAAGTGGATGTGCAGCATATTTATCGACTCACGTAATTTCATGGAAGCTCTTAGCGTTCGACAACTTAGGACCAGAAGCAATATATGAAATTCAAGTCTTTGATTTTCCTATCTTAGTTGCAATTGATACCGAAGGAAATAAAATATTTTGA